In the genome of Gloeotrichia echinulata CP02, one region contains:
- a CDS encoding CIA30 family protein, which translates to MTEKNRSLWDFGRFIQTLAYFEVIPFFKCLKQLIQGRPQDNKNQPIGGTSVGVILVAGATGGVGKRVVRRLLERGYQVRCLVRNLEKARSILGNDVDLVVGDITKPETLTPLVLANIQGVVCCTAVRVQPVEGDTADRAKYYQGIKFYQPEIVGDTPENVEYQGVKNLVEAAAKYLHKSDEKLIFDFTNPSAELKNVWGALDDVVMGGVSASNIQFVENTALFAGNVSTANSGGFASVRTKNFEPAFNLSGYKGVELRVRGDGQRYKIFLRTEVKWDGLGYSYSFDTVANTWINIRIPFDDLIPVFRAKVVQDAPKIDISKICSFQLMLSKFEYDGALNPKFSPGGFSLQVESIKAYGGGTLPQFVLVSSAGVTRPGRPGINLDEEPPAVRLNDQLGGILTWKLKGEDSVRASGIPYTIIRPCALTEEAGGNLLICDQGDNIKGKISREDVAEICVQALKQPKATNLIFEVKAGDNSTESIDWERLFSSLKE; encoded by the coding sequence ATGACTGAAAAAAATCGCTCTCTCTGGGATTTTGGCAGGTTTATTCAAACTCTTGCATACTTTGAGGTAATTCCTTTTTTTAAATGCTTAAAGCAGTTAATCCAAGGTCGTCCCCAGGATAATAAAAATCAACCCATTGGAGGAACAAGTGTGGGCGTAATATTGGTAGCGGGTGCGACGGGTGGTGTGGGTAAACGTGTCGTGCGGCGATTGCTGGAACGGGGTTATCAAGTGCGATGTCTTGTCCGTAATCTGGAAAAAGCACGGTCAATTCTTGGTAATGACGTTGACTTGGTAGTTGGGGATATCACTAAACCTGAAACTTTGACTCCCTTAGTTCTGGCTAATATCCAAGGTGTGGTGTGTTGTACAGCGGTGCGTGTGCAACCAGTTGAGGGAGATACGGCAGATAGAGCTAAATACTATCAAGGCATCAAATTTTACCAGCCGGAAATTGTCGGCGATACTCCAGAAAATGTGGAATATCAAGGTGTAAAAAATTTGGTAGAAGCTGCGGCGAAATATTTACACAAATCAGATGAAAAACTGATATTTGATTTCACAAATCCATCAGCAGAGTTAAAGAATGTCTGGGGTGCTTTGGATGATGTGGTGATGGGTGGGGTGAGTGCAAGTAATATTCAATTTGTAGAAAATACAGCTTTATTTGCTGGGAATGTTTCTACCGCTAACTCTGGGGGATTTGCTTCTGTCAGAACTAAAAATTTTGAGCCAGCGTTCAATTTATCGGGTTATAAAGGTGTGGAATTGCGGGTTAGAGGTGATGGTCAGCGTTATAAAATATTCCTGCGGACAGAAGTTAAATGGGATGGACTTGGTTATAGCTATTCTTTCGACACTGTAGCAAATACCTGGATAAATATTCGCATTCCTTTTGATGATTTGATTCCGGTATTTCGCGCTAAAGTTGTGCAAGATGCTCCCAAAATTGATATTAGCAAAATTTGCTCATTTCAACTGATGTTGAGCAAGTTTGAATATGATGGCGCTTTAAATCCGAAATTTTCACCTGGTGGTTTCTCTTTACAAGTGGAATCTATCAAAGCTTATGGGGGGGGAACTTTACCACAGTTTGTCCTCGTCAGTTCAGCTGGTGTGACTCGTCCCGGACGACCGGGAATTAATTTAGATGAAGAACCACCAGCGGTGAGATTAAATGACCAATTGGGAGGAATTTTAACTTGGAAACTGAAGGGAGAAGATAGTGTACGAGCCAGTGGAATTCCTTATACGATTATTAGACCTTGTGCGTTAACGGAGGAAGCTGGGGGTAACTTATTAATATGCGACCAAGGTGATAATATTAAGGGCAAAATCAGCCGTGAAGATGTTGCAGAAATTTGTGTGCAAGCGTTAAAACAACCAAAAGCCACTAACCTCATCTTTGAGGTGAAAGCAGGAGACAATAGCACTGAATCTATCGATTGGGAGAGGCTATTTTCAAGTTTAAAGGAGTGA
- a CDS encoding pyridoxamine 5'-phosphate oxidase family protein: MSESEKIQAEYEKFPKQFQSIIISTVNQQNIPNASYSPFIIDEFKNIYIYISGLATHTQNINTNPHVSVLFIDDETNTNNIFARRRLNFDCIATLIDHETDHWHQIVDQFQERFGQTIEILRGLPDFRIFQLTPQSGRFVIGFGNIYNINGDNLHQLVQITPDK; this comes from the coding sequence ATGAGTGAGAGCGAAAAAATCCAAGCTGAATACGAAAAATTCCCCAAACAATTCCAAAGTATCATCATTAGCACTGTTAACCAACAAAACATACCCAACGCCAGTTATTCACCCTTCATCATCGACGAATTCAAAAATATCTATATTTACATCAGCGGTTTAGCCACACACACCCAAAATATCAATACCAATCCCCATGTGAGCGTGCTATTTATCGATGATGAAACTAACACTAACAATATATTTGCCCGGCGTCGTCTAAACTTTGACTGTATAGCCACACTCATAGACCATGAAACTGACCATTGGCATCAAATCGTTGATCAATTTCAAGAGCGGTTTGGTCAAACGATTGAGATTTTGCGCGGCTTACCTGACTTTCGGATTTTCCAGCTAACTCCCCAATCAGGTCGTTTTGTAATTGGTTTTGGAAACATTTATAATATCAACGGTGATAACCTCCATCAACTTGTGCAGATCACACCAGATAAATAA
- a CDS encoding alpha/beta hydrolase, whose translation MLQFQPPGFGHKVINTSLGAMVYYTQTTAPWTNADTEDLPPLLFLHNFGGGASAYEWSKVYPAFTPNYRILAPDLIGWGESAHPVRDYQIQDYLTTITEFIIQTCRQPVTVVASSLTAALTIRLAINQPNLFQALFLVSPSGFDDFGQGAGRRLPLPIINTPLLDHLIYALGAENEFAVRNFLQSFLFAKPERVSPEMVQAYLTSAQQPNAKFAALAFLRGDLYFDLSLYIQQLTIPTVIFWGEQAQFTNIKLGRRLASLNINAIRDFYAIANTGILPHLEMPEVIIGLLYRDL comes from the coding sequence ATGCTTCAGTTTCAACCTCCTGGCTTTGGGCATAAAGTAATCAATACCTCTCTGGGTGCAATGGTTTACTATACCCAAACGACTGCACCCTGGACGAACGCTGATACTGAAGATTTACCGCCGCTATTGTTCTTGCATAACTTTGGTGGCGGAGCTTCTGCTTATGAATGGTCTAAAGTTTATCCAGCATTTACGCCCAATTACCGTATATTAGCCCCAGATTTAATCGGTTGGGGAGAATCGGCTCATCCAGTGCGGGATTACCAAATTCAAGATTATCTCACCACAATTACAGAATTTATCATCCAAACCTGTCGCCAGCCTGTGACAGTCGTAGCCTCTTCATTAACAGCGGCTTTAACTATCCGCCTTGCTATTAACCAACCCAACTTATTCCAAGCACTGTTTCTGGTATCTCCCTCTGGATTTGATGACTTTGGCCAAGGTGCGGGACGTAGACTTCCACTTCCAATTATCAATACACCACTGTTAGATCATTTAATTTATGCTCTAGGAGCAGAAAATGAATTTGCAGTGCGTAACTTTTTGCAAAGTTTTCTTTTTGCTAAACCAGAACGAGTATCACCAGAAATGGTGCAGGCTTATTTAACCTCCGCACAACAGCCTAATGCCAAATTTGCCGCCTTGGCATTTTTGCGCGGCGACCTTTACTTTGACCTGAGTTTATATATTCAGCAACTAACAATTCCCACAGTCATTTTTTGGGGCGAACAAGCACAATTTACCAACATCAAATTAGGACGACGCTTGGCAAGTTTAAATATCAACGCCATTCGAGATTTTTACGCGATCGCCAATACCGGAATCCTACCCCATCTAGAAATGCCAGAGGTCATCATCGGTTTGTTGTATCGCGATCTTTAG
- a CDS encoding glycosyltransferase family 39 protein, protein MNLEKQTPIGKQIPPIWFKILVIFLIGLGIFFRFAHLDQKAIWYDEVFTSLAISGHTVAEVRQEVFNASVIPVTVLDKYQHINPDRGVNDTVRYLMTSDPQHPPLYYAMLRLWAQVFGDSPVGLRSLSAAISLLVFPSVYWLCVELFESPIVGWMAIALIAVSPLQIFLAQDARQYGLWMVTILVSSAALLRAIRRETLASWAIYAITLALGLYTHLFTALIAIAHGIYVIFRQRFRFNKSLVNYLLGTLFGVLIFLPWLFVVITHISTAQQLTSWLSSIKMDNPFDLIAIFLTRLSRIFFDVNLASDNSFDNKFILESHNIYYSIISLIFAFNLILYLGYFLAKECTKSISLFLVLLGGIPALCLLLPDLIWGGIRSITFRYQLPLYISIQIAVAYILAFHILFEKHWRQKIWQFLMVGVLIIGLVSDVMFFKADTWWTQAGNQSLQTTAKYINKFENILLVTNDNVLNIGVFLYFSHVLEPKINLLTIQSEHLPSLAQEFSNILLWDYNLTHSQELVARFKEDKTYSVSLIDPVSELWRIEKLENK, encoded by the coding sequence ATGAATTTAGAAAAACAAACTCCAATAGGTAAACAAATTCCCCCAATTTGGTTCAAAATATTAGTGATTTTTCTGATTGGGTTAGGCATTTTCTTTCGCTTTGCCCATTTGGATCAAAAAGCGATCTGGTACGATGAAGTTTTTACCTCTCTAGCGATTTCTGGTCATACTGTCGCTGAAGTACGACAGGAAGTTTTTAATGCGAGTGTAATTCCTGTTACTGTCTTGGATAAATATCAACACATTAACCCAGACAGAGGTGTCAATGACACGGTTCGCTATTTAATGACCTCAGACCCACAGCATCCCCCTTTGTATTATGCGATGCTGAGATTATGGGCGCAAGTGTTTGGAGATTCACCAGTTGGATTAAGGAGTTTATCAGCAGCGATCAGTCTGTTGGTGTTTCCCAGTGTTTATTGGCTGTGTGTAGAGTTGTTCGAGTCCCCAATTGTGGGATGGATGGCGATCGCTCTCATAGCTGTTTCTCCCTTGCAAATTTTCTTAGCTCAAGATGCACGCCAATACGGTTTGTGGATGGTAACAATCCTAGTATCGAGTGCTGCCTTGCTGCGAGCTATTCGACGAGAAACTCTGGCAAGCTGGGCTATATATGCTATTACTTTAGCTTTAGGATTATATACCCATTTATTCACGGCTTTGATAGCAATAGCTCATGGTATTTATGTAATTTTTCGACAACGCTTTCGCTTTAACAAAAGTCTTGTCAATTATCTTTTGGGGACTTTATTTGGGGTATTGATTTTTCTTCCTTGGCTATTTGTAGTCATCACTCATATCAGCACAGCGCAACAGCTAACATCATGGTTATCATCAATCAAGATGGATAATCCTTTCGATTTAATAGCTATTTTCCTGACTCGGCTCAGTCGAATATTCTTTGATGTCAACTTGGCTTCAGATAATTCTTTTGATAATAAGTTTATTTTAGAAAGTCACAATATTTATTATAGCATTATCTCTCTGATATTTGCTTTCAACTTAATTTTGTATCTTGGGTATTTTCTAGCCAAAGAATGTACTAAATCTATAAGTCTATTTTTGGTTTTATTAGGGGGGATTCCAGCTTTATGCTTGCTGTTACCAGATCTGATTTGGGGGGGGATTCGCTCTATTACTTTTCGTTATCAGTTGCCTTTATACATCAGCATCCAGATAGCTGTCGCTTATATTTTAGCTTTCCATATCTTGTTTGAGAAGCACTGGCGGCAAAAAATTTGGCAATTCTTAATGGTTGGAGTTCTGATAATTGGGCTAGTCTCAGATGTGATGTTTTTTAAAGCTGATACTTGGTGGACACAGGCAGGCAACCAATCTTTGCAAACAACAGCTAAATATATCAATAAATTCGAGAATATTTTATTAGTAACTAACGACAATGTTTTAAATATCGGAGTCTTTCTATACTTCAGTCATGTTTTAGAGCCAAAAATAAATTTACTAACAATACAAAGTGAGCATCTGCCGTCCCTAGCCCAAGAATTTAGCAATATCTTGTTGTGGGATTATAATCTGACGCATAGCCAAGAATTGGTGGCTCGATTTAAGGAAGATAAAACCTATTCCGTCAGTTTAATTGACCCAGTTTCAGAACTGTGGCGAATCGAAAAACTTGAGAACAAATAA
- a CDS encoding GtrA family protein, with the protein MCKELEKNEIRENPYLDINYPRLQLGLSWLSIARFMRFGVVGLSGVAVDLGVFYFLHKPLNLTLTLSAMFSTEVAIINNFLWNDVWTFGDVYQEQQSISKRLQRFLKFNLICCFGLILNSLIVNWLFYKFGVNEYIAKLGVIAGVTLWNFWLNLKLNWQVRKSDIVIINN; encoded by the coding sequence GTGTGTAAAGAACTTGAAAAGAATGAAATTAGAGAGAATCCCTATCTAGACATTAATTATCCAAGATTGCAGTTGGGTCTTTCCTGGTTGTCTATAGCTCGGTTTATGCGCTTTGGTGTAGTGGGTCTAAGTGGGGTGGCGGTAGACTTGGGAGTGTTTTATTTCCTGCACAAGCCGTTGAATTTAACGTTAACTCTTAGTGCCATGTTTTCAACAGAAGTGGCGATTATTAATAATTTCCTGTGGAATGATGTGTGGACTTTTGGTGATGTCTATCAAGAGCAGCAATCAATAAGTAAGAGGTTACAAAGGTTTTTAAAATTCAACCTGATCTGTTGTTTTGGGTTAATTTTAAATAGTTTAATCGTCAATTGGCTGTTTTATAAATTTGGAGTGAATGAGTATATCGCTAAATTGGGGGTGATCGCTGGCGTTACCCTCTGGAATTTCTGGCTCAACCTAAAGTTGAACTGGCAGGTGAGAAAAAGCGATATAGTAATAATTAATAATTAA
- a CDS encoding DUF5989 family protein: MFETTQDFFKDLWGFLKDRQKFFLLPLIVTLLLLGVLIVFAQSSVLAPFIYTLF, encoded by the coding sequence GTTTGAAACCACACAAGACTTCTTCAAAGATTTATGGGGCTTTCTCAAAGATCGCCAAAAATTCTTCCTGCTTCCACTCATCGTGACACTATTGTTATTAGGTGTCTTAATCGTATTTGCACAGTCATCGGTGCTAGCACCCTTTATTTACACGTTATTTTAA